Within the Beduinella massiliensis genome, the region CTCGCGCAGCAGCACGGTCGTTTTCTCCCAGATCTCTTCATATTCCATCAAAGATGTCCTCCTCATATCCTGCCTGCCCCGGCGCTCCTCTATTTGCACAAGAATACAGCGGCTGCCCGGCCTGTAATCCTATGCACACCCGGCCGTGCGAATCCGCTCGAAATGTGGAATGTGTGGAAATTTTGCACAGGTATTTCCACAGCCTGTGGAAAGTTTCCGCGAAACCACGTCTATAATACCAAAAAACCCTGGCGTTTTCAAGCTTTTTTCGATCTGTCTCCCGCACGTCTCTCTGCACTTTTACACAGGTTGGCGAAAAATTGTTGAAAACCTCGTCCCCCACCGCTGGTGGTTTTTCGACGGATTCTGCACAAGGCTTGGTTTTTTTCCACGAATCCTGTGCAAAAGCAATCGCGCTATTATGAATATAAATTCATGATAGCGCGATTTTTATGAATATTATTCACAAAAGTTTCCTGAAAGGATTTTCAGCTCAGCGCATCGTCCGCGACGCGCCAGCCCGTACCCGAGGGGGTCAGCGTAAGGTGCGCCGCGGCGAGCACCTGGGCATCGTCGTCCTCCGCCAGTACCTCAAGGGCGATAACCGGCGAATCGGCGTACTCGTCGGTAGTCAGCGGCTGGTCCGACCAATAGCAGGGCCTTCCGTCGTTGATAAGGGTGATGCCCACATCGCTGTTGCGCGCCCGGAGCGCGTCCCAGGCGATGAAACCGCCCGAGGAGGCCGTATAGCGGAACCGGCAGGCGACCGGCAGGCCTTCCGCGTCTGTGAGGCTCAATTCGAGCAGCAGCCCCGGCTGAGCGGAATCCAGCGGCGTGTAGCTGCGCATCGTGTCGACCCAGAGCGTGCCCGCCGGCGTCTCCAGGGACAAGCGGATCATCGTGTCCTCTTCACGCGCGTACTCCAGCAGGTCCGGCGTATACATCGCCGCGATCATCCCGTAGCCTCCGTTTTGAAAGAAGTCGCCCAGCTGATACATGCGCCACTCCTCCCGCTGGCTTTCATCCAGCAGCCCTTTTTCGACGATCATGTCCTCCAGCTCGTCCAAAAAGGCTTCGTAGGACTCGCGAAGTTCGCCCAGTTCCTCCGCGTTGAGCAGCGGATCCCCTTCGGCTGCCAACGCGCTCAGGGGCAAAACAAGCAGCGCAAGCAGCAGGCATAATGTGCGTCTCACGGCGCATCCCTCCTTGTCCATCCTTACCGCGGGGGAGCGCCACCCGGCTCTTCGCCTTCCCTTACGGCACAAAATATACGATGTCGCTGACGCGGCGCTGGCCGCCGCCCGCAGGCTTGTTGATGATCTCGCCGTTATAGTAGAGCGTCGCGGAGCCGCCGCCGTCCAGGTTGTAAGCGGTAACGCAGCCCTGCTCCACGAAGACCTGCGCCAGCTCCTGCAGCGTCATGCCTTTATCCGACCAGCCGTCGCGCCGTCCGTCCGCGACGATGACCACGTAATCCCCGTCGGCGGTCTGACCAATCGCGGTGCGCGGCTCGCGGATGCGATCGTTGGTGGTGATGATGTACTTGCTGGGCATCTCCAGCGCTTCTCCGTCGCGCACGAGCGCGGGGCCAAATTCAAACGCCTGCACCACGCCCTGCAGCATCAGGTCCTCCGCCGGGATGGGCGTCTCCTCGCGCTCGGACTTGAGGTAAGTCTCCATCAACCCGTTGCGGTCGATGGTCATCAGGTCGCGCGTGCTCTTCTTTTCGCGGTACAGTTCGCCGTTGCGGATGATGATGCCCACGTTGTCCTTGTGGTTGTAATAGTCACCGTTAAAGGCCAGCACCGCGCCGTTGCGCTCGGCGATGGATTCGGTATCCTCCACCATCTTTTTGTCGTACACGTCGCCCGCAAACGCCGTGCGCAGCTGGGCGGGGTCCTCGACGTGCACGTGCGCAACCAGAAATTTGAGCTTATGGGACTTGAACGTCCACGCTTCCCGCGTAATGTCGATCGTCAGCGTGTCAGAAGTATAGGTGTCGTAGTGTTCGGACGTGCGCTCCTTCGGCGTCTCGGCGGCGAAGGCAAGGGTGGATAAAAACATCAGGCAAAGCGCAAGCAGCGCGCATAAGCCCCGCTTGAATGTGTGCATCTGTCCATTCCTCTCTATTGTATATATGTAGGTTCTGTAAAAATCATTCCGCCGCGCCCGCCCCTTCGTCCGGCAGCGATGCGGCGTCCACGAACATCACGATGTCCGATACGCGCCGCTCGTCGCCCGAGGACGGCATATTTACGACCTCGCCCTGAAAGTAAAGCGTCGTGGAGCCGCCGCCGTCCAAGTTAAAGGCGAACTGCGCGCCGTGCTTGACGAACAGCTGCTGGAACTCCGGAAGCGTCATTCCCTCGGAATATCCGTCGCGTCGTCCATCCACCACGATCAGGATGTAGTGCAGCGGGCCGATCTGGCCGATGCCCGTTCGCGGTTCGCGATAGGCCGGATCGTCCGCCGTGCGGATGAAAAAGCTCTTGGGCAGCGTGGTGGCCTCTCCGTCCTTCACGAGTACCGGGCCGAACTCAAAGGTCTGCCAGGTGCCCGCCTTTTCAAGCTGATTTGCAACCACGCCCTGCTTCTCCCGCCGATCCGTCAGGGCAGACATGTTGCCCTCTCCATCTACGATCAGCAGATGCCGCTGGCTGTTCTGCTTGCGGTACAGCTCGCCGTTTCGCAGGATGATGCCGTTCTTGTGGAATTTGTAAAAGTCCGCGTTCGCGGCGATAACCGGCTGATGGCGATCTGCGATGTCGGAGACCGTCTCATAGGAAGCGTTGCCGTACTTCTCGCCAGCAAAGGCCGTCCTCAGCTGTTTGGGATCTGACACCTGAATGTCCGCCAGAAAGTAAGTGACGCCATCCTCTTGAATCTGCTCGATGGAGACGGAAAGCGAGTCGCTTTTGTAGGAAAGCTCGCCCGGCTCGTAGTGCTTGAAGCGGCTGGGCTCCTCCGTCGCCTCAGGCCCCGGCGTCGCGGCGGCCGGCGCGCTCTGCACAGGGCTT harbors:
- a CDS encoding phosphodiester glycosidase family protein — its product is MDRLDRTPRRRRYDAAREEPASAQEEDREEPQNRRRLSKRRETQSLPKRHFELPKPGVHFNPRPPALIAAGMLLLIVCAQASAPLEPLPTVQERFEDWVKTQNDLTVKALPGPTIEPDSTLAAILQKEQSEPESPVQSAPAAATPGPEATEEPSRFKHYEPGELSYKSDSLSVSIEQIQEDGVTYFLADIQVSDPKQLRTAFAGEKYGNASYETVSDIADRHQPVIAANADFYKFHKNGIILRNGELYRKQNSQRHLLIVDGEGNMSALTDRREKQGVVANQLEKAGTWQTFEFGPVLVKDGEATTLPKSFFIRTADDPAYREPRTGIGQIGPLHYILIVVDGRRDGYSEGMTLPEFQQLFVKHGAQFAFNLDGGGSTTLYFQGEVVNMPSSGDERRVSDIVMFVDAASLPDEGAGAAE
- a CDS encoding phosphodiester glycosidase family protein, whose protein sequence is MHTFKRGLCALLALCLMFLSTLAFAAETPKERTSEHYDTYTSDTLTIDITREAWTFKSHKLKFLVAHVHVEDPAQLRTAFAGDVYDKKMVEDTESIAERNGAVLAFNGDYYNHKDNVGIIIRNGELYREKKSTRDLMTIDRNGLMETYLKSEREETPIPAEDLMLQGVVQAFEFGPALVRDGEALEMPSKYIITTNDRIREPRTAIGQTADGDYVVIVADGRRDGWSDKGMTLQELAQVFVEQGCVTAYNLDGGGSATLYYNGEIINKPAGGGQRRVSDIVYFVP